A genomic segment from Candidatus Cloacimonadota bacterium encodes:
- a CDS encoding TetR family transcriptional regulator, producing the protein MTHIFLRDDKFFAFKQIASNFRDIQTLIALNQKKELAPKVGSVRLVSERLLTCANTKEDMMDITSRQMEILQAAIRVIAQQGYEKLTTKNLAKSIGISDAALYRHFSSKKELVTMILCYFEDISCSVIHRINSQNLNPLEKLSHFVMDRYKLFTRDPDLAMVMFSEELFKNDHSFEEQLLSIMHIHRNEVMGYIREGQSMGLICSELNPLHIFRMVVGSMRLLVSQWNMSKHAFDLVEEGRSLLNTIIKLIEVQK; encoded by the coding sequence ATGACACACATTTTTCTCCGAGACGACAAGTTCTTTGCTTTCAAACAAATAGCAAGCAATTTCAGGGACATCCAGACCCTAATTGCGCTTAATCAGAAAAAAGAACTTGCTCCAAAAGTGGGATCAGTTAGATTAGTTAGTGAGCGCTTACTTACGTGCGCCAATACTAAGGAAGATATGATGGATATTACTTCAAGACAAATGGAAATACTACAGGCTGCCATCCGCGTGATTGCACAGCAGGGCTATGAAAAGCTCACTACTAAGAACCTGGCGAAGAGCATCGGCATTAGCGACGCTGCTTTGTATCGCCATTTCAGCAGCAAGAAAGAGCTAGTTACAATGATCCTCTGTTACTTTGAAGACATATCCTGCTCTGTAATCCATCGTATAAATAGCCAAAACCTGAATCCCCTGGAAAAGCTAAGTCACTTCGTAATGGACCGCTACAAACTTTTCACCCGGGATCCTGATTTGGCCATGGTGATGTTTAGTGAAGAGCTATTTAAGAACGATCATTCATTTGAGGAGCAATTGCTCTCCATTATGCACATCCATCGTAATGAAGTAATGGGATACATTCGTGAAGGGCAAAGTATGGGCTTGATTTGCTCCGAATTGAATCCACTTCACATTTTCCGGATGGTAGTAGGTTCCATGCGTTTGTTAGTAAGCCAGTGGAATATGAGTAAACATGCTTTCGATTTGGTGGAAGAAGGGAGATCTCTTTTGAATACAATAATAAAACTAATAGAGGTACAGAAATGA